In one Mycobacterium sp. NBC_00419 genomic region, the following are encoded:
- a CDS encoding SDR family oxidoreductase, whose product MTLLEGKTALVTGGTTGIGLAAAQRLAAEGAHVFLTGRSQSTLDTAVESIGSSATGIRGDITDLADLDALAAAIAAHGHGLDVVFANAGGGEFAALADITPQHFLDTFNRNVGGTLFTVQKMLPLLNPGASIILSGSTSASSGTPTFSVYAASKAAIRSFGRTWAAELVGSNIRVNTLIPGPVKTPGLAGLASPGEEQELLDAMASTVPMGRLGRPDEIASAVAFLASDQSSYMTGAELFIDGGEQQI is encoded by the coding sequence ATGACCCTGCTCGAAGGTAAGACGGCGCTGGTGACCGGCGGCACCACCGGCATCGGATTGGCTGCCGCACAGCGCCTCGCCGCGGAGGGCGCGCACGTCTTTCTCACCGGCCGCAGCCAATCCACGCTCGACACCGCGGTCGAGTCGATCGGCTCGAGCGCCACCGGCATCCGCGGCGACATCACTGATCTCGCTGACCTGGACGCGCTCGCCGCGGCGATCGCCGCACACGGCCACGGTTTGGATGTCGTGTTCGCCAACGCGGGGGGCGGCGAGTTCGCGGCACTGGCCGACATCACCCCGCAACACTTCCTCGACACCTTCAATCGCAACGTCGGCGGAACTCTGTTCACGGTCCAGAAGATGCTGCCCCTTCTCAATCCGGGCGCGTCGATCATTCTGTCCGGCTCCACCTCCGCCTCCAGTGGCACGCCCACCTTCAGCGTGTACGCCGCGTCCAAGGCCGCGATCCGCTCCTTCGGCCGCACCTGGGCAGCCGAACTCGTGGGCAGCAATATCCGGGTGAACACCCTCATTCCCGGCCCGGTGAAAACGCCGGGGCTGGCCGGCCTGGCATCCCCCGGCGAGGAACAGGAACTGTTGGACGCCATGGCGTCAACCGTCCCGATGGGGCGACTGGGGCGACCCGATGAAATCGCCTCGGCTGTAGCGTTTCTCGCCTCGGACCAGAGCAGTTATATGACCGGGGCCGAACTGTTCATCGACGGCGGAGAGCAGCAGATCTAG
- a CDS encoding nuclear transport factor 2 family protein has product MTVRPPVPPFTLDTAVAKVRKAEDSWNSRNPEAVAQAYTEDSWWRNRSTFIQGRVGIIEFLTAKWERELDYRLIKELWAHDGHRIAVRFCYEYRDGDHQWFRAYGNENWHFDDSGLMRWRHASINDVAIDEADRKFHWDIGGVRPADHPGLSELGL; this is encoded by the coding sequence GTGACCGTCCGTCCGCCGGTCCCCCCGTTCACGCTCGACACCGCCGTCGCGAAGGTGCGCAAGGCCGAAGACAGCTGGAATTCGCGTAACCCGGAAGCGGTCGCGCAGGCGTACACCGAGGACAGTTGGTGGCGCAACAGATCCACGTTCATTCAAGGTCGCGTCGGGATCATCGAGTTCCTCACTGCGAAATGGGAGCGCGAACTCGACTACCGACTGATCAAGGAACTGTGGGCGCACGACGGACATCGGATCGCCGTGCGGTTCTGCTACGAATATCGCGACGGCGACCATCAATGGTTCCGTGCCTACGGCAACGAGAACTGGCACTTTGACGACAGCGGGCTAATGCGCTGGCGGCACGCCAGCATCAACGACGTGGCGATCGACGAAGCCGACCGAAAGTTCCACTGGGACATCGGCGGCGTCCGCCCCGCCGACCATCCGGGGCTCAGTGAGCTGGGTCTATGA
- a CDS encoding universal stress protein yields MTTAASEQPVVVGIDGSDTALGAARWAAQYATDHGLALTLLHATPRLDLHFASADPAGEQDSGADADRVLAPAQTAVRSTHPDLPIHTATVKGAVATVLAEASQSARLLVVGTGAAEHRALGGHVVRVTHRAQCPVVVWRAPVAKRTGKPLPVVVGVDESEASSRALAEAFDLARGLHAQLTVAHMWEIDAAVGMGDLGGQSNMDWQLLDVLQTQQRQRMDELVEPFARKYPNAHVNKVFQDIGPAKGLTDLSREAQVVVVGSHGRGRLADSILGSVSQNLIHHAECPVLVVR; encoded by the coding sequence ATGACCACCGCAGCCAGCGAGCAGCCCGTCGTCGTAGGCATCGACGGGTCGGACACCGCCCTCGGCGCTGCCCGGTGGGCCGCGCAGTACGCCACCGACCATGGCCTTGCGCTGACATTGCTGCATGCGACACCCCGGCTGGACTTGCACTTCGCGAGCGCTGACCCAGCCGGCGAACAGGACAGCGGTGCCGACGCGGACCGGGTGCTGGCCCCGGCGCAGACGGCCGTGCGCTCGACGCATCCCGACCTGCCGATTCACACCGCAACGGTCAAGGGCGCCGTCGCGACGGTGTTGGCGGAGGCCTCCCAGTCGGCCCGGCTGCTGGTGGTGGGCACCGGTGCGGCCGAGCACCGCGCACTGGGCGGCCATGTGGTCAGAGTTACCCATCGGGCGCAATGTCCCGTCGTGGTCTGGCGTGCACCCGTCGCCAAGCGGACCGGCAAGCCGTTGCCCGTCGTCGTCGGCGTCGACGAATCGGAGGCGTCCAGTCGCGCGCTCGCGGAAGCGTTCGACCTCGCCCGCGGATTGCACGCACAGCTGACCGTGGCGCACATGTGGGAGATCGACGCGGCGGTCGGAATGGGTGACCTCGGCGGCCAGTCGAACATGGACTGGCAACTACTCGACGTACTGCAGACGCAGCAGCGCCAGCGGATGGACGAGTTGGTCGAACCGTTCGCCAGGAAGTATCCGAACGCCCACGTCAACAAGGTTTTCCAGGATATCGGTCCGGCCAAGGGCCTCACCGATCTGTCGCGTGAGGCGCAGGTGGTGGTGGTCGGCAGCCATGGCCGCGGTCGGCTCGCCGACTCGATCCTCGGCTCGGTCAGCCAGAACCTGATCCATCACGCGGAGTGCCCGGTGCTCGTGGTCCGGTGA
- a CDS encoding SDR family NAD(P)-dependent oxidoreductase, producing the protein MTPPDTAARLTTPFGFESTAADVLRGVDLTGKRAVVTGATSGLGVETARALAAAGAEVVLAVRRLDAGQRVAEELREATGNGGITAAALDLSDLASVSAFARQWQGPLHILVNNAGVMALPELQRSAQGAEMQFASNFLGHFFLVVQLREALASAGGARVVSVSSTGHLFSPVVFDDLHYRFRPYDPMTAYGQSKTAAVLLAVEVTARWMDDGIVCNALNPGAIATGLQKHTGGLRTPEEFRKTVEQGASTSVLLAASPLVEGISGRYFENNTEADVVTERAEKLGRAGGVATYALDPENARRLWLEATSLTS; encoded by the coding sequence ATGACGCCCCCGGATACTGCGGCGAGGCTCACGACGCCATTCGGGTTCGAGTCGACGGCCGCCGATGTACTTAGAGGGGTCGACCTCACCGGGAAACGGGCGGTGGTCACCGGAGCCACCAGCGGACTGGGTGTCGAGACGGCACGTGCGTTGGCGGCGGCGGGCGCGGAGGTCGTGCTGGCGGTGCGGCGCCTCGACGCGGGCCAGCGGGTCGCCGAGGAGTTGCGCGAGGCCACCGGGAATGGCGGCATCACAGCGGCGGCGCTCGACCTGTCCGATCTCGCGTCGGTCTCGGCGTTCGCACGGCAATGGCAGGGCCCGTTGCACATTCTGGTGAACAACGCCGGCGTGATGGCCCTGCCCGAGTTGCAACGCAGTGCGCAGGGCGCTGAGATGCAGTTCGCGAGCAACTTCCTCGGCCACTTCTTCCTCGTCGTGCAGCTGCGCGAGGCGCTTGCCTCGGCCGGCGGCGCGCGCGTGGTGTCGGTGAGTTCCACCGGGCACCTGTTCTCGCCGGTGGTGTTCGACGACCTGCATTACCGGTTCCGGCCCTACGATCCGATGACAGCCTACGGTCAGTCGAAGACGGCTGCCGTGCTGCTGGCCGTCGAGGTGACCGCGCGGTGGATGGACGACGGAATCGTCTGTAACGCACTGAATCCCGGCGCGATTGCCACGGGCCTTCAAAAGCACACCGGCGGCTTGCGCACGCCGGAGGAGTTTCGGAAGACCGTCGAACAGGGCGCCTCGACGTCGGTACTGCTGGCGGCGTCGCCCCTCGTCGAGGGAATCAGCGGGCGGTACTTCGAGAACAACACCGAAGCCGACGTGGTGACCGAACGCGCCGAGAAGCTGGGCCGTGCCGGCGGGGTCGCGACCTACGCGCTCGACCCTGAGAACGCGCGGCGGCTATGGCTGGAGGCAACCTCCCTGACTTCGTGA
- a CDS encoding coiled-coil domain-containing protein has protein sequence MKFHPRSAVIAILVALSVMWAGTAYAEPAADELAKLDELTKQAQQMIETVQAAELDLDRKLQLQSQAEQKHADDVAALEATNVQLAAYQGYVDKAASAFYVGGSTDSVNAMLTARSPQTLIDQLGFQRAIADDISRHVQGFREANRQAETMAAASAESAAAAKSAADAAAALRAEVAAKQSEVETQVRLVRATYYAMPEAQQALLGPGGAIPTVGMNGLVPNARTLAAYVISTFPGVQSIGGVRADALPDHPSGHAIDIMIGSDMALGDAINADVQSQAERFGVSYTMWRVANHFNHVHVTVR, from the coding sequence GTGAAGTTTCACCCGCGTTCAGCCGTGATCGCGATCCTTGTGGCGCTCAGCGTGATGTGGGCCGGCACCGCGTACGCCGAACCTGCGGCAGACGAACTGGCCAAGCTCGATGAGCTGACCAAGCAGGCGCAGCAGATGATCGAGACCGTCCAGGCCGCCGAGCTCGACCTGGACCGGAAGCTGCAACTGCAGAGTCAGGCCGAACAGAAGCACGCCGACGATGTGGCCGCACTCGAAGCCACCAATGTGCAGCTTGCCGCCTATCAGGGGTACGTCGACAAGGCAGCATCCGCGTTCTACGTCGGCGGCAGCACTGACAGCGTCAATGCGATGCTGACAGCCCGGTCGCCGCAGACTCTGATTGACCAGCTCGGCTTCCAGCGGGCCATCGCCGACGACATCTCGCGGCACGTCCAGGGCTTCCGCGAGGCCAACCGACAGGCCGAAACCATGGCGGCGGCCTCGGCTGAATCAGCTGCCGCGGCCAAATCGGCGGCCGACGCTGCCGCGGCGTTGCGTGCCGAAGTTGCGGCCAAACAGTCCGAGGTGGAGACCCAGGTCAGGTTGGTCCGGGCGACCTATTACGCGATGCCCGAAGCGCAGCAGGCCTTGCTCGGTCCGGGTGGCGCGATTCCGACCGTCGGGATGAACGGTCTGGTTCCCAACGCACGGACCCTCGCGGCGTACGTCATCTCCACCTTCCCGGGTGTGCAGTCCATCGGTGGCGTACGCGCCGATGCGCTTCCGGATCACCCGAGCGGCCACGCCATCGACATCATGATCGGCTCGGACATGGCCCTGGGCGATGCCATCAACGCCGACGTTCAAAGTCAGGCCGAACGCTTCGGGGTGTCGTACACGATGTGGCGCGTGGCCAACCACTTCAACCACGTTCACGTCACGGTTCGCTGA
- a CDS encoding MMPL/RND family transporter, which yields MSAPVSDAVTEEIPVPIHRRVHFGRIALVMRKLSVPILLGWIALAVFLNVSTPQLEKVGEMRSVSMSPKTAPASVAMQKIGQVFEEFKSDSSAMIVLEGQNKLDADARAYYAKLVAGLRADTAHVEHVQDFWGDPLTASGVQSGDGKAAYAQVNLVGNLGEAKANESVAAVHRIIDETPAPAGVKAYVTGGAALASEQQEIGHSSMKTVEALTMVVILVMLLAFFRSIGTTLLVMTMLGISVATVRAFVAFLGYHNIIGLSTFATSLLVTLVIAIAVDYAIFLIGRYQEARSLGEDRESAYYTMFGSTAHVIIASGLTIAGATFCLTFTRLPYFQTLGVPLAIGMIVMVTFAMTFGPALIVVAGRFGLLDPKRSLRSRGWRKVGTAVVRWPGPILVASLAISLIGLIALPSYQTSYNDRKYLPSTIPSSLGYAAAERHFDPSRLNPEMLMIETDHDLRNPADFLVIDKVAKAVFRVPGIGRVQTITRPDGQPIEHTTIPYALSQQGLLSKLNEQYQGDRTADMLKQADDMQTNIDSMEKMRGITVQMAETTSSMVTKMKDMSITLAQVRDQMAEFDDFFRPLRNYFYWEPHCYDVPVCSALRSIFDALDGINTMTDSIQSLIPDMEHLNSLMPQMVALMPTMIDTMKSMKQMMLTMYQSQNGMQQQMTEMQKNSEAMGQAFDAAKNDDSFYLPPDAFESDDFKRGIKQFISPNGNAVRFIIAHEGDPLSADGITKIDAIKQAAKEALKGTPLEGARIYVGGTAATFKDMADGTRYDLMIAGIAALGLIFLIMLIITRAIIAAAVIVGSVALSLCASFGISVLLWQHVIGLELHWMVLPMAMIIQLAVGADYNLLVVSRLKEEVGAGVRTGIIRTLAGSGSVVTAAALLFAFTMMTMAVGELKVIGQVGTTIGLGLIFDTLIVRAFTTPALATLLGRWYWWPQRVRVRPIPAPWPKVAQPQTDPAVGVLV from the coding sequence GTGAGCGCCCCGGTGTCGGACGCGGTGACCGAGGAGATCCCGGTGCCGATCCACCGCCGTGTGCACTTCGGCCGCATCGCACTGGTGATGCGCAAGCTCTCGGTGCCGATCCTCCTCGGCTGGATCGCGTTGGCTGTCTTCCTCAACGTCTCGACGCCCCAGCTCGAGAAGGTCGGCGAGATGCGCTCGGTGTCGATGAGCCCCAAGACTGCGCCCGCATCCGTGGCGATGCAGAAGATCGGTCAGGTCTTCGAGGAATTCAAGTCCGACAGCTCGGCGATGATCGTGCTCGAGGGCCAGAACAAGCTCGACGCCGATGCCCGGGCCTATTACGCGAAACTGGTTGCGGGCCTTCGTGCGGACACCGCGCACGTCGAGCACGTCCAGGATTTCTGGGGTGATCCGCTGACTGCTTCAGGCGTCCAGAGTGGCGATGGCAAGGCCGCCTACGCCCAGGTGAACCTGGTCGGCAACCTAGGCGAGGCCAAGGCAAACGAGTCGGTGGCCGCGGTGCACCGCATCATCGACGAGACACCGGCGCCGGCGGGGGTCAAGGCCTACGTGACGGGTGGCGCGGCATTGGCCTCCGAGCAGCAAGAAATCGGCCACAGCAGCATGAAGACGGTGGAAGCGCTGACCATGGTGGTCATCCTCGTCATGCTGTTGGCGTTCTTCCGCTCAATCGGCACCACTCTGCTGGTCATGACGATGCTCGGAATCAGTGTGGCGACCGTGCGCGCCTTCGTCGCATTCCTGGGCTACCACAACATCATCGGGCTCTCGACCTTCGCCACGAGCCTGCTCGTCACGCTGGTCATCGCGATCGCGGTCGATTACGCGATCTTCCTCATCGGCCGATATCAAGAGGCGCGCAGCCTCGGCGAGGATCGAGAATCCGCGTACTACACCATGTTCGGAAGCACCGCGCATGTCATCATCGCGTCAGGGCTCACGATCGCCGGGGCCACGTTCTGTCTGACCTTCACACGTCTGCCGTACTTCCAGACGCTTGGCGTGCCGTTGGCCATCGGCATGATCGTGATGGTTACGTTCGCGATGACCTTCGGGCCGGCCTTGATCGTGGTGGCGGGCAGATTCGGCCTGCTCGATCCCAAGCGTTCGCTACGTTCGCGCGGCTGGCGCAAGGTCGGCACTGCGGTGGTGCGTTGGCCCGGGCCAATTCTGGTTGCCAGCCTGGCGATCTCGTTGATCGGTCTGATTGCTCTGCCGAGCTACCAGACAAGTTACAACGACCGTAAGTACCTGCCGTCCACCATCCCGTCGAGCCTGGGCTACGCCGCGGCCGAACGGCACTTCGACCCATCGCGACTCAACCCGGAGATGCTGATGATCGAAACCGATCATGATCTGAGGAATCCGGCGGACTTCCTGGTGATCGACAAGGTGGCCAAGGCGGTGTTCCGGGTGCCGGGAATCGGTCGGGTACAGACGATTACGCGTCCGGACGGTCAGCCCATCGAGCACACCACAATTCCGTACGCGCTGTCCCAGCAAGGCCTGCTGAGCAAGCTCAACGAGCAGTATCAGGGTGACCGGACGGCCGACATGCTCAAACAGGCCGACGACATGCAGACCAACATCGACTCGATGGAGAAGATGCGGGGCATCACCGTGCAGATGGCCGAGACCACCAGCAGCATGGTCACGAAGATGAAGGACATGTCCATTACGCTCGCCCAGGTTCGAGACCAGATGGCGGAGTTCGACGACTTCTTCCGCCCGCTGCGGAACTACTTCTACTGGGAACCACACTGCTACGACGTCCCGGTCTGCTCGGCGCTGCGGTCGATCTTCGATGCGCTCGATGGCATCAACACGATGACCGACAGTATTCAGAGCTTGATCCCGGATATGGAGCACCTCAATTCTCTTATGCCGCAGATGGTTGCGCTCATGCCGACCATGATCGACACGATGAAGTCGATGAAGCAGATGATGCTGACCATGTACCAGTCGCAGAACGGTATGCAGCAGCAGATGACCGAGATGCAAAAGAACTCTGAGGCGATGGGGCAGGCCTTCGACGCGGCGAAGAACGACGATTCGTTCTACCTGCCACCGGACGCGTTCGAGAGCGACGACTTCAAGCGCGGGATCAAACAGTTCATCTCCCCGAACGGAAATGCTGTGCGGTTCATCATCGCTCATGAGGGCGATCCTCTGTCGGCCGATGGCATCACGAAGATCGACGCCATCAAGCAAGCTGCCAAAGAGGCCCTGAAGGGCACCCCGCTTGAGGGGGCGCGGATCTACGTCGGAGGCACGGCGGCGACGTTCAAGGATATGGCTGACGGCACCAGGTACGACCTGATGATCGCGGGCATCGCCGCCCTCGGGCTGATCTTCCTCATCATGTTGATCATCACCAGGGCGATCATTGCCGCAGCAGTGATCGTCGGCTCGGTGGCGCTGTCGCTGTGTGCCTCCTTTGGTATCTCAGTTCTGCTCTGGCAGCACGTCATCGGCTTGGAGTTGCACTGGATGGTGCTGCCGATGGCGATGATCATTCAGCTGGCCGTGGGTGCCGACTACAACCTGTTGGTGGTCTCACGCTTGAAGGAGGAGGTCGGTGCGGGGGTCCGCACGGGCATCATCCGCACCCTCGCTGGTAGCGGCTCGGTGGTTACTGCCGCGGCATTGCTGTTCGCCTTCACGATGATGACGATGGCGGTCGGCGAGCTGAAAGTCATCGGTCAGGTCGGTACCACCATCGGTTTGGGATTGATCTTCGACACCCTGATCGTCCGGGCGTTCACGACGCCGGCCCTCGCCACTCTGCTGGGGCGGTGGTACTGGTGGCCGCAGCGTGTGCGCGTTCGCCCGATACCAGCACCCTGGCCGAAAGTGGCTCAGCCGCAGACCGATCCGGCGGTAGGGGTACTGGTATGA
- a CDS encoding TetR/AcrR family transcriptional regulator, with the protein MAKPVAARGFARERVLDAALELFAQNGVRGTSIQMIADRLGVTKASVYYQFQSKDDIALAVAQPLFDDIAHIQRIADMLPAPQARRDIAFSGLIDLVIRHRTVAHVFYGDPVMHELLDSNAELRKMVDAFTDLLLGSGTADTELVAMTLLTAGIYGCAADPRLCGLADDQLREKLQEVVKKFTAAL; encoded by the coding sequence ATGGCAAAGCCGGTCGCCGCCCGCGGCTTCGCCCGCGAGCGCGTGCTCGACGCGGCCCTCGAACTCTTCGCCCAGAACGGCGTCCGCGGGACCTCGATCCAGATGATCGCCGACCGCCTCGGAGTGACGAAAGCCTCGGTCTACTACCAGTTTCAATCCAAGGACGACATCGCCTTAGCGGTAGCTCAACCGCTGTTCGACGACATCGCACACATCCAGCGCATCGCCGACATGTTGCCCGCTCCACAAGCGCGCCGCGACATCGCCTTCAGCGGCCTCATCGATTTGGTCATCCGGCACCGCACGGTGGCTCACGTGTTCTACGGCGACCCCGTTATGCATGAACTACTCGACAGCAACGCGGAGCTGCGCAAGATGGTCGACGCGTTCACCGACTTGCTCCTGGGGTCCGGGACGGCTGACACCGAATTGGTCGCGATGACGCTGTTGACCGCCGGGATCTACGGGTGCGCCGCGGACCCCAGGCTGTGCGGGCTGGCCGACGACCAACTGCGCGAAAAGCTCCAAGAGGTCGTTAAGAAGTTCACCGCAGCGCTCTGA
- the mmuM gene encoding homocysteine S-methyltransferase, with protein sequence MTTPGFAVPADGVLIADGGLATELEARGHDLSDDLWSARVLAEAPDEIIAVHEAFFNAGAQFATTASYQASFEGFARRGIDRADAERLMRRSIELAQSARDSAATPAWVAASVGPYGAMLANGEEYIGRYGLTVAELAAWHRPRLEVLISADPDVLALETVPDSDEAEALVGLVHELRVPAWLSYTIAGDRTRAGQPLEEAFAVAADVPEIVAVGVNCSAPGDVLSAVVTARRVTGKPVIVYPNSGEVWDGENRVWVGAAGLDTGLATEWVDAGARIVGGCCRVRPEAIAAMAAAVAEFPSP encoded by the coding sequence GTGACTACTCCAGGATTCGCGGTGCCCGCCGACGGCGTGCTGATCGCCGATGGCGGCCTGGCGACCGAACTCGAGGCTCGCGGCCACGACCTGTCCGACGACCTGTGGTCGGCGAGGGTGCTGGCCGAAGCGCCGGACGAGATCATCGCGGTGCACGAGGCGTTCTTCAACGCCGGGGCGCAATTCGCGACCACCGCCAGCTACCAGGCGTCGTTCGAGGGCTTCGCCCGCCGGGGGATCGACCGGGCCGACGCCGAACGGTTGATGCGCCGCAGTATTGAGCTGGCCCAGTCCGCCCGGGACTCGGCGGCCACGCCCGCCTGGGTGGCGGCCTCGGTCGGGCCGTACGGGGCGATGCTCGCCAACGGCGAGGAGTACATCGGCCGCTACGGACTCACCGTCGCCGAATTGGCGGCCTGGCACCGACCGCGGCTGGAGGTGCTCATCAGCGCCGATCCGGACGTCCTGGCGCTGGAGACCGTTCCCGACAGCGACGAAGCCGAAGCGCTCGTGGGTTTGGTCCACGAACTCAGGGTTCCGGCCTGGCTGAGCTACACCATCGCCGGTGACCGGACCCGGGCCGGACAACCCCTCGAGGAGGCGTTCGCCGTCGCCGCCGACGTTCCCGAGATCGTCGCCGTCGGCGTCAACTGCAGCGCACCGGGCGACGTTCTCAGCGCCGTCGTCACCGCACGCCGGGTGACCGGTAAGCCGGTGATCGTCTACCCCAACAGCGGGGAGGTGTGGGACGGGGAGAACCGCGTGTGGGTCGGCGCGGCGGGCCTGGACACCGGCCTGGCAACCGAGTGGGTCGACGCCGGAGCCCGGATCGTCGGTGGCTGCTGCCGGGTGCGGCCCGAAGCCATCGCCGCGATGGCGGCGGCCGTCGCCGAGTTTCCCTCACCCTGA
- a CDS encoding MmpS family transport accessory protein, which yields MRALKRVWLPLVMVAVIVVGGTAVSRIRGIFGSEAVLVAPTNFGGDAERFNPKVVRYEVSGPAGATVNVNYTDLDAMPQRASDVGLPWSLTLSTTDPSVSATLVAQGDADSLSCRVYVDDKLRAERTVDGYNAQTYCIVKSA from the coding sequence ATGAGAGCGCTGAAACGGGTGTGGCTGCCGCTGGTGATGGTGGCCGTCATCGTGGTCGGCGGCACGGCCGTTAGCCGGATCCGTGGGATCTTCGGCTCGGAGGCGGTCCTGGTGGCACCGACCAACTTCGGCGGTGACGCCGAGCGGTTCAACCCGAAGGTGGTGCGCTACGAGGTGTCCGGTCCGGCAGGTGCCACCGTCAACGTCAACTACACCGACCTCGATGCGATGCCGCAGCGGGCGAGCGATGTCGGTCTGCCGTGGTCACTCACGCTGTCGACAACGGATCCGTCCGTGTCCGCGACACTCGTCGCGCAGGGTGATGCTGACTCCCTCAGCTGCCGCGTCTACGTCGACGACAAGCTGCGCGCGGAACGCACCGTCGACGGCTACAACGCCCAGACCTACTGCATTGTGAAGTCCGCGTGA